The sequence below is a genomic window from Longimicrobiaceae bacterium.
CACCCCCGGCGCCACGGCCGTCTGGTCCGGCGAGGTGCTCACCGTGGCGTCGAAGTCCATCCAGTCCGCGTCGCTCGACACGTAGTTGTTGCGCCGGGCGGCCATGTCCCCGGGCGGCGCCATGCGCGGCTTGGGCTTCAGGCCGTAGCGCTTGCGGACCGCCGTGGTGCTCAGCTCGCCGCCCTCGTCGTACCCGATCTGGGGCAGGGCGCCGCTGTTGAAGAAGGTGCCGTTCTCCACCACCTGGGTGTTGGTCACCTCGTTGGGGAAGCCGTGGTTCTCGTACGCCAGCGAGAAGTGCATGGGCAGCGAGTCGCCCGGCTGCAGCGGCTGGGAGAGACGGTAGATGCGGTAGCCCCGCTCGTGGTCGTTCAGCACCAGCGCCGCCGGCCGCCCGAAGTCCATCTTCCGCACGTCGGCCATGCTCTGCACCCGCACGTGCACCGAGTCGATGGCCACCGCCGTCTTGTTGCGCAGCGTGTACGTGCCGCCCAGGTACAGGTCGCCGCGCTCCGGGACGATGTCCACCGCCAGCTTTGCCGCGGTGATGCGCGGCTGCGCCGCGTTCTGGAAGCGCTTGTAGCGCTTCTCGTACTCCGCCGCGCCGCGCTCCTCCGCCTTGGACGTGCGGTAGTCGTTCAGCACGTTGGTGTTGTAGAACGTCCACGCTCCAAGGCCCAGGAACGCCAGCGCGGAGACGGCGGACACCGCCCGCAGCGGCCCGCGGAAGCGGGCGCGGGCCAGGGCCGTGCGGCGGCTCCACTGCGTCTCCTGCCCGCGCACCCAGTACAGGCTGGTGAGCGTCACCAGCAGCAGGGCGAACGAGGCCCAGTACAGCTTCCACCACAGCCACGGCGTGCGGAACGGCCCGTAGCCGTTCATGTCCGAGTACGTCATCCCCGCGTCGGACGCGTACTTGTACAGGTGGTGCTCCAGCCCCATCTGGCCCATGAAGCCGTTGAAGAGGTAGAAGACGATCACCACCACGTGGCCCAGGTACTTGTTGTTCACCAGCGTGTGGACGAGCAGCGCCATGATGCACAGGAACACCCACCGCAGGCCCTGCACGCCGAACAGGCCGGTGAGGTACACGGGGATCTGGAACCGCGTGTAGCCCTGCGCCAGCTGGGTCACCATCCCGCCCAGCATCACCACCGCGAGCAGGACCGCGACCACGCCCACGAGGGCGCCCAGCTTGGAGACGAACGGCACCCACGTGGGCACCGGCAGCGCGTCCTGGATCTGCTGCGAGCCCAGGTCGCGCTCCCGCCAAACCAGCTCGCCCGCGTAGAAGGTGATGACGATGAGGATGAAGAGGCCGAACGTGGCCCCCATGATCTCCACCACCTCGTAGGTCACCGGGTACGTCACCGTGCCGTACAGCGAGCCCACCGTGGTCGCCGTCACGCCCAGGAACGCCAGCCCCGCCGCGACGATGGCGTAGAAGTACACGTTGCGCACGATGCCCTGGAACTCGCGCTTCATGCTGGACCACAGCATCGTCCGGCTCGCCGCGCCGCCGAACGAGCGCGACACGTCCGGCAGCGACAGGCGCACCGGCGCGGCCACCGGAGCGCCGTCCGACCTCTCCTCGGCCGCCACGCCGCGGCGGCGGCGCGCCGGGGCCGCGTGCGCGAAGCGGAAGGCGCGGTAGGCGAACAGGAAGATCAGCGCCGCCACGGCCAGCCACAGCAGCCGGTTCCACAGCAGCACCCCGTCCATCCCCACGATCGACGTGTTCTTCTGCGCCACCGACCAGTACCGCGT
It includes:
- a CDS encoding M1 family aminopeptidase yields the protein TRYWSVAQKNTSIVGMDGVLLWNRLLWLAVAALIFLFAYRAFRFAHAAPARRRRGVAAEERSDGAPVAAPVRLSLPDVSRSFGGAASRTMLWSSMKREFQGIVRNVYFYAIVAAGLAFLGVTATTVGSLYGTVTYPVTYEVVEIMGATFGLFILIVITFYAGELVWRERDLGSQQIQDALPVPTWVPFVSKLGALVGVVAVLLAVVMLGGMVTQLAQGYTRFQIPVYLTGLFGVQGLRWVFLCIMALLVHTLVNNKYLGHVVVIVFYLFNGFMGQMGLEHHLYKYASDAGMTYSDMNGYGPFRTPWLWWKLYWASFALLLVTLTSLYWVRGQETQWSRRTALARARFRGPLRAVSAVSALAFLGLGAWTFYNTNVLNDYRTSKAEERGAAEYEKRYKRFQNAAQPRITAAKLAVDIVPERGDLYLGGTYTLRNKTAVAIDSVHVRVQSMADVRKMDFGRPAALVLNDHERGYRIYRLSQPLQPGDSLPMHFSLAYENHGFPNEVTNTQVVENGTFFNSGALPQIGYDEGGELSTTAVRKRYGLKPKPRMAPPGDMAARRNNYVSSDADWMDFDATVSTSPDQTAVAPGVMDRTWTANGRRYFHFRGDAPILNLYGFLSARYAVKRDHWRGVEIEVLYHPTHAYNVDRMIAATKKALDYYTTNFGPYQHRQVRIVEFPRYASYAQSLPNMIPFSESIGFIARVKGPDDVDYPFYVTAHEVAHQWWAHQVIGANVQGATLLSETLSQYSALMVMEKEYGREKMKRFLGYELDMYLKGRAFESERESPLISVEGQQYVHYRKGSLVMYQLRDLIGERQLNTALSSYLNAVKFQQPPYTTSLELYRYIQAATPDSLKGAVDDLFLRMTFFENKTKSATARPLGGGRYSVDIDVDAHKTYADTLGVEKAAPMNDMVEVGVFGPAPKGRSDKDSGPVLYLQRHRIRTGEQHITVVVQGKPARAGIDPFDKLIDRHADDNTTNVKEAGRT